In Mongoliitalea daihaiensis, one DNA window encodes the following:
- a CDS encoding heme exporter protein CcmB: MMQQIQTLLIKEFTLEWRQKYALNGILLYVVSAVFIVYLSVGAKQGNIAVPTWNALYWIIILFSAVNAVAKSFMQEHQGRQLYYYMIASPEAIIISKMLYNTLLTLVLALLGYLVFSIILGNPVQDQGLFILNLFLGSIGFSACLTMVSGIASKASNNATLMAILSFPVIIPILLMAIRVSKNAIDGLDFSVSVDKLITLAAINAIIAAAAYILFPYLWRS; this comes from the coding sequence ATGATGCAACAGATCCAAACACTTCTCATTAAGGAATTCACCCTTGAGTGGAGACAGAAGTATGCCCTCAATGGGATATTACTCTACGTAGTGTCAGCTGTTTTTATCGTATACTTGAGTGTAGGTGCAAAGCAAGGAAATATAGCAGTCCCTACTTGGAATGCCCTATATTGGATTATTATCCTTTTTTCAGCGGTCAATGCGGTGGCGAAGAGTTTCATGCAGGAACATCAAGGCCGACAATTATACTACTACATGATAGCCTCTCCGGAAGCTATCATCATTTCAAAAATGCTCTACAATACACTCCTAACACTAGTTTTGGCCTTGTTAGGTTACTTGGTATTTAGCATCATCCTAGGCAACCCTGTTCAAGATCAGGGATTATTTATCCTTAACTTATTTTTGGGCTCCATAGGTTTTTCAGCCTGTCTGACCATGGTGTCGGGAATCGCCTCCAAAGCCAGCAACAATGCCACATTAATGGCCATCTTGAGCTTTCCTGTGATTATTCCCATTCTTCTGATGGCCATCAGGGTATCCAAAAATGCGATCGATGGCTTGGATTTTTCAGTGAGCGTGGATAAACTAATTACACTCGCAGCCATCAACGCCATCATTGCAGCTGCTGCTTATATTTTGTTCCCGTATTTGTGGAGAAGTTGA
- a CDS encoding nucleotidyltransferase substrate binding protein, translating into MKSFKTSSYSPHAKFQEALAELNEYIHLAEAKKGDLKKYHQQLARLFEITHQQALHSMEDFFRKQGKGPFTGSRDLTVEAFHADLIDDGKGWLDMIIDRIKFSPVYPEDYDAELADKIIKKYIKLMDNFERKFTKI; encoded by the coding sequence ATGAAATCTTTTAAAACAAGCTCCTATTCTCCACATGCCAAATTTCAAGAAGCGTTGGCTGAGTTGAATGAGTACATTCATCTGGCAGAAGCCAAGAAAGGTGATTTGAAGAAGTACCATCAGCAACTGGCACGCCTATTTGAGATCACCCACCAACAGGCCTTGCATTCGATGGAAGATTTTTTTCGGAAGCAGGGGAAGGGGCCTTTTACAGGATCAAGGGATTTGACAGTGGAGGCCTTTCATGCTGATTTGATTGATGATGGGAAGGGATGGCTGGATATGATTATTGATCGTATTAAGTTTTCGCCCGTCTATCCTGAAGATTATGATGCTGAGTTGGCAGATAAGATTATCAAAAAATACATCAAGCTCATGGATAATTTCGAACGGAAGTTTACGAAGATTTGA
- a CDS encoding replication-associated recombination protein A, with product MNNTPLAERMRPSRLQELIGQEHLSASNTFLYRAIQSGNVPSLILWGPPGVGKTTIANIIANEIKVPFYTLSAISSGVKDIREVIEKAKFQQGVVLFIDEIHRFNKSQQDALLAAVEKGTIRLIGATTENPSFEINAALLSRCQVFTLNALGKDELLAMLKQAMEKDLDLKKRTIDLQETEALLRLSGGDGRKLLNLFEIVVNAIEGESCVITDAQVSTIAQQKVALYDKSGEQHYDIISAFIKSIRGSDPNAAVYWLARMIEGGEDVKFIARRLVILASEDIGNANPNALLLATNCFEAVKIIGYPEARIILSQCVTYLASCPKSNAAYMAINEAQQAVRQTGDLPVPFHLRNAPTKLMKDLNYGKNYQYAHDYEGNFINQEYLPDELKNTSFYRPGNNAREQELKRYLKDKWKGKYGY from the coding sequence ATGAACAATACCCCTTTAGCCGAACGCATGCGGCCTAGCAGACTGCAAGAATTGATTGGACAGGAGCACTTAAGTGCATCCAACACCTTTCTCTATAGGGCCATTCAATCTGGCAATGTCCCATCCCTTATTTTATGGGGACCTCCGGGAGTAGGAAAGACTACAATCGCCAACATCATCGCCAACGAAATCAAAGTACCTTTTTATACGCTTTCAGCCATTAGCAGTGGAGTCAAAGACATCCGGGAAGTCATCGAAAAGGCCAAATTCCAACAAGGAGTGGTCTTATTTATCGATGAAATTCATCGTTTCAACAAATCCCAGCAGGATGCATTGTTAGCCGCAGTAGAAAAAGGCACCATTAGACTGATCGGTGCTACAACGGAAAACCCATCTTTTGAGATCAACGCTGCCCTTCTCTCCCGCTGTCAGGTCTTCACCTTGAATGCCTTGGGTAAGGATGAATTATTGGCCATGCTGAAACAGGCCATGGAAAAAGACCTTGACTTAAAAAAAAGAACCATTGATCTCCAAGAAACGGAAGCTTTACTTCGATTATCGGGTGGAGATGGACGCAAACTCCTCAACTTGTTTGAAATTGTGGTCAATGCTATTGAAGGGGAGTCATGTGTAATCACCGACGCACAAGTGAGTACCATTGCCCAGCAAAAAGTAGCTTTATATGATAAAAGTGGTGAGCAACATTACGATATCATCTCTGCCTTTATCAAATCCATCAGAGGTTCTGACCCCAATGCTGCCGTTTATTGGTTGGCACGTATGATTGAAGGAGGTGAAGATGTGAAATTTATCGCTAGAAGATTGGTGATTTTAGCTTCTGAGGATATTGGCAACGCCAATCCTAATGCCTTGCTATTGGCGACCAACTGCTTTGAAGCAGTGAAAATCATTGGTTACCCCGAAGCAAGAATCATTCTCTCTCAATGTGTAACCTACCTAGCTAGCTGTCCCAAGAGTAATGCTGCCTATATGGCCATCAATGAGGCTCAGCAAGCCGTCCGCCAAACCGGTGACCTGCCTGTCCCTTTCCATCTTCGCAATGCCCCCACCAAATTGATGAAGGATTTAAACTATGGCAAAAACTATCAATATGCTCATGATTACGAGGGAAATTTTATCAACCAAGAATACCTACCCGACGAACTCAAAAACACCTCATTTTACCGCCCTGGCAACAATGCCCGAGAACAAGAACTCAAACGTTATCTGAAAGATAAATGGAAGGGGAAGTATGGGTATTAG
- a CDS encoding geranylgeranylglycerol-phosphate geranylgeranyltransferase, translating into MNSMTATPIFTIKGLLKISRPSNLLIVVFAQLMTAHFLVETTRQGVPVLQDINLYLIILSTVIIAAAGYMINDYYDVKIDYVNKPEEVIIGKGMKRRVVIFLHTLLNFSGIGIGYLVSPRIAVINFIAAFLLWWYSNALKRLPFIGNLVVALLTGVSIWIIGYYYQNAELLVLTYAIFAFFLNLIREILKDIEDRHGDRKHGCQTLPIVFGFRNTKYIIFLIAFVFVIAILIVTFKINKLSLFYYFGGLSFLFFLFMYKIYQADRKAHFSQLSLLSKLLMLAGILSMGLI; encoded by the coding sequence ATGAATTCCATGACCGCAACACCTATATTTACAATCAAAGGCTTGCTGAAAATCAGTAGGCCTTCCAATTTACTGATTGTGGTGTTTGCACAGTTGATGACTGCCCATTTTTTGGTAGAGACTACCCGTCAAGGCGTACCCGTGTTACAGGATATTAATCTTTACCTCATTATCCTTTCAACAGTGATCATTGCTGCTGCGGGGTATATGATCAATGATTATTACGATGTGAAGATTGATTATGTCAATAAACCAGAGGAGGTAATTATAGGCAAGGGGATGAAGCGGCGCGTGGTTATTTTTTTACATACCTTACTTAACTTTTCAGGAATTGGGATAGGCTATCTTGTCAGCCCACGAATTGCCGTGATTAATTTTATTGCCGCTTTTTTACTGTGGTGGTACAGCAACGCACTGAAGCGCTTGCCATTTATAGGGAATTTAGTAGTCGCTTTATTGACTGGAGTCTCGATTTGGATTATTGGGTATTATTATCAAAACGCCGAATTGTTGGTGTTAACGTATGCCATTTTTGCCTTTTTTCTGAATTTGATACGGGAGATACTCAAGGATATCGAAGATAGACATGGGGATAGAAAACATGGATGTCAGACCCTGCCGATAGTCTTTGGTTTCCGAAATACCAAGTATATCATATTTTTGATTGCCTTCGTGTTTGTAATTGCGATTTTGATAGTGACTTTTAAAATCAATAAGCTATCCCTGTTTTATTATTTTGGAGGGCTGAGTTTTCTTTTCTTTTTGTTTATGTACAAAATATATCAAGCCGATCGAAAAGCTCATTTTTCGCAATTAAGTTTGCTCTCTAAGTTATTGATGTTGGCTGGAATTCTGAGTATGGGACTTATCTAA
- the htpG gene encoding molecular chaperone HtpG, translated as MQEKGTISIHTENIFPIIKKFLYSDHEIFLRELVSNAVDASQKIKRLAQLGQYSGELGDLTVEVAFDKDKKTITISDSGLGMTAEEIKKYINQIAFSGATEFVEKFKDAKDANEIIGKFGLGFYSAFMVAKQVEINTLSYQEGAASARWTCDGSTEFEISEGDRKTRGTDIILHINEDSEEFLDKWKLQGILDKYAKFLPVPIKFGTKSESVEDGVDDKGEKKWKSVEVDNIINTTTPIWTKSPSDLKDEDYLAFYKELYPMSEDPLFWIHLNVDYPFNLTGVLYFPKVKNDFEFQKNKIKLFSRQVFITDEVKDIVPEFLMLLHGVIDSPDIPLNVSRSFLQSDGNVKKINNYITKKVADKLAELFKKDRKVYEEKWNDIGLFVKYGMISEEKFAEKGKDFTLLKNTNGEFFTPLEYKEKVKALQTNKEEQVVYLYATDVAKQDAFIQSANKKDYDVLVMDSPIDSHYIQHLEMKEEKTTLKRVDSDVVDKLIVKDDGYANLLTEEQSTQVTEIFEKAIGSQTYSVAVEGLSPEEMPVTVTMDEFMRRMKEMSQMGGGMSFYGAMPDNYKVAVNGNHPLVDKILKTESAEEKEKLAKQAFDLALLAQGMLTGKDLTAFVKRSVEMI; from the coding sequence ATGCAGGAAAAAGGTACGATCTCGATACATACCGAGAACATTTTCCCTATCATCAAGAAGTTTTTATATTCCGATCATGAGATTTTCCTTCGGGAATTGGTGTCCAATGCTGTAGATGCCAGCCAAAAAATCAAGCGATTGGCTCAACTAGGACAGTATAGTGGTGAGTTGGGTGACCTGACTGTGGAGGTTGCTTTTGACAAAGACAAAAAGACCATCACCATCTCTGACAGTGGTCTTGGGATGACTGCAGAGGAAATTAAGAAGTACATCAACCAGATCGCGTTCTCTGGTGCTACTGAGTTTGTAGAGAAATTCAAGGATGCCAAAGATGCCAATGAAATCATCGGTAAATTCGGGTTGGGCTTCTACTCTGCATTTATGGTGGCGAAACAGGTAGAAATCAATACCCTTTCTTACCAAGAAGGCGCTGCCTCTGCCCGTTGGACCTGCGATGGGAGTACAGAATTCGAAATCTCCGAAGGTGACAGAAAAACACGCGGTACAGACATCATCCTTCATATCAATGAGGATTCCGAAGAGTTTTTGGATAAATGGAAGTTGCAGGGAATTTTGGACAAATACGCCAAATTTTTGCCTGTTCCAATCAAATTCGGCACCAAGTCTGAAAGCGTAGAGGATGGTGTAGATGACAAGGGCGAGAAAAAGTGGAAGTCGGTAGAGGTGGATAACATCATCAATACAACAACCCCTATCTGGACCAAATCTCCGAGTGACCTGAAGGATGAGGATTACTTAGCTTTCTACAAGGAGTTGTATCCAATGAGTGAAGATCCATTGTTCTGGATTCACTTAAATGTGGATTATCCATTTAACTTGACTGGGGTATTGTACTTCCCGAAAGTGAAAAATGATTTTGAGTTCCAGAAAAACAAAATCAAACTTTTCAGCCGTCAAGTATTCATCACCGACGAGGTAAAGGACATTGTACCTGAATTTTTGATGTTGTTGCATGGGGTGATTGATTCTCCAGATATTCCGTTAAACGTGTCCCGAAGCTTCTTGCAGTCTGATGGCAATGTGAAGAAGATTAACAACTACATCACCAAGAAGGTGGCAGACAAGTTGGCAGAATTGTTCAAGAAAGACCGCAAGGTTTACGAAGAAAAATGGAATGACATCGGTCTTTTTGTGAAGTACGGAATGATCAGCGAAGAGAAGTTTGCTGAAAAAGGGAAAGACTTTACCTTGTTGAAAAATACCAATGGGGAATTCTTTACGCCATTAGAATACAAAGAAAAAGTAAAAGCCCTTCAGACCAATAAAGAGGAGCAAGTAGTGTACTTATACGCAACGGATGTGGCAAAGCAAGATGCCTTTATTCAGTCAGCGAATAAAAAAGACTACGATGTCTTGGTGATGGATTCACCGATTGATAGTCATTACATTCAGCATTTGGAAATGAAGGAGGAAAAAACCACCTTGAAGCGTGTGGATTCCGATGTGGTAGATAAGTTGATTGTCAAAGACGATGGTTATGCCAATCTGTTGACAGAGGAACAGTCTACTCAGGTGACGGAAATCTTCGAAAAAGCTATCGGAAGTCAGACCTACAGTGTGGCAGTAGAAGGCTTAAGTCCGGAGGAAATGCCAGTGACGGTGACCATGGATGAGTTTATGCGCCGCATGAAGGAAATGTCCCAGATGGGTGGAGGTATGAGTTTCTACGGAGCCATGCCAGATAATTACAAAGTAGCGGTTAATGGTAACCACCCGTTAGTAGATAAAATCCTCAAAACCGAATCAGCCGAGGAAAAAGAGAAATTGGCGAAGCAAGCATTTGATTTGGCGCTCTTAGCACAAGGAATGTTGACAGGCAAGGATTTGACCGCCTTTGTGAAGAGAAGTGTGGAGATGATATAA
- a CDS encoding formyl transferase, which translates to MKILIISECTPRERIIVYEVLNNFRDVSVIAPSGKVSVSNDVKSKKGKASFSQRIFKKLHQNALNKKIKGYNLDEIPHETILVPFSQLNNPESIQLIQNLKPDILLTCRAPMLSKDLLSIPKIGAINIHYGVPPKYRGNDTLFWAFLKKDFDFIGASVHQINTGVDRGDIYAVGYPSLQAKDDEVTIDIKTSLVISRAVVEVLKRVKQEQQMPKGMKQETLGKNYKKSDRSLSANLSYQFKKNLGLLKPIPREERIEYFI; encoded by the coding sequence ATGAAAATTTTAATTATCAGTGAATGTACACCAAGAGAACGGATCATAGTGTATGAAGTGCTCAACAACTTTCGAGATGTATCAGTGATTGCTCCTAGCGGTAAGGTTTCGGTTAGCAATGATGTGAAATCGAAAAAAGGAAAAGCAAGTTTTTCTCAAAGAATTTTCAAAAAACTGCATCAAAATGCACTCAATAAAAAAATCAAAGGGTACAATTTGGATGAAATCCCTCATGAAACCATCCTTGTACCGTTTTCTCAGCTGAACAATCCGGAAAGTATTCAACTTATTCAAAATTTGAAACCTGATATCTTATTGACCTGTAGAGCTCCTATGCTTTCCAAAGACTTACTATCGATTCCAAAAATAGGGGCAATCAATATTCATTACGGTGTTCCTCCAAAATACAGAGGAAATGATACCTTATTTTGGGCGTTTTTGAAGAAGGATTTTGATTTTATTGGCGCCTCTGTTCACCAAATCAACACCGGAGTCGATAGAGGAGACATCTATGCAGTAGGCTATCCAAGCTTACAGGCAAAAGATGATGAAGTCACCATTGATATCAAAACCAGTTTAGTAATCTCTCGAGCAGTTGTGGAAGTATTAAAGCGAGTCAAGCAAGAGCAACAAATGCCAAAAGGAATGAAACAAGAGACTTTAGGGAAAAATTACAAAAAATCAGATCGCTCCCTCTCAGCTAATCTTTCCTATCAGTTCAAAAAAAATCTCGGACTCCTCAAACCTATCCCAAGAGAAGAACGCATCGAATATTTCATTTAA